One stretch of Diorhabda carinulata isolate Delta chromosome 5, icDioCari1.1, whole genome shotgun sequence DNA includes these proteins:
- the LOC130894337 gene encoding uncharacterized protein LOC130894337 — protein sequence MKNTKTATFFVFLFITAVFGEQKCNFEDLTQENCGDHEWCVQETNLCECITNYEKKNNICVPVTTHDPTSSNYSNLVHHQGSGSIVAGILIPLFLIVFIMCGVYVTRKYHLVSWLRNKFHRRNENYDEFMIGQDDDDEPLS from the exons ATGAAGAATACAAAGACTGCCACtttctttgttttcttgttTATAACAGCGGTTTTTG gGGAACAAAAATGTAACTTTGAAGACTTAACACAAGAAAATTGTGGGGATCATGAGTGGTGCGTACAAGAAACAAACTTATGTGAATGTATAacaaactatgaaaaaaaaaataacatttgcGTTCCTGTGACTACACATGATCCAACATCATCAAATTACTCCAATTTGGTGCATCATCAAGGTAGTGGATCTATAGTAGCTGGTATtttaattccattatttttaattgttttcataatGTGCGGGGTATATGTCACAAGAAAGTACCACCTTGTATCTTGGCTTAGGAATAAGTTTCATAGAAGAAACGAAAATTACGACGAGTTTATGATAGGGCAAGATGACGATGACGAACCTCTTAGTTAA
- the LOC130894342 gene encoding CCAAT/enhancer-binding protein gamma, protein MPRRPKSKKDSAESGEDSDEYRKKRDRNNLAVKRSRVKSKQKTQETLTRVNELRNENTILEEKVKTLTKELGFLKELFLAHASNSANKNKFEGLDLNKLLQDPSNEGSTSAENNT, encoded by the exons atgccTAGAAGACCCAAATCTAAGAAAGATTCAGCGGAATCTGGCGAAGATTCTGACGAATACAGAAAAAAACGGGACAGAAATAACTTG GCAGTCAAACGCAGCAGagtaaaatcaaaacaaaaaacccAAGAAACATTAACCAGAGTAAATGAATTACGCaatgaaaacacaattttggaagaaaaagtCAAAACCCTTACTAAAGAACTAGGATTCTTGAAAGAACTATTTCTAGCGCACGCTTCAAATAGtgccaataaaaataaattcgaagggttagatttaaataaacttttacaGGATCCATCAAATGAGGGCTCAACATCAGCTGAAAATAATACCTAG
- the LOC130894317 gene encoding U6 small nuclear RNA (adenine-(43)-N(6))-methyltransferase, which produces MSMNKYMHPKNIYKSPPNFKQLALDYPEFREFVTQDITGKVGLDFKNIKALRALSCILLKKDFGLDVEIPLDKLIPTIPLRLNYILWLEDLLTLTGNTEAIKGVDIGTGASCVYPLIAAKKNKWQMLASEVDNNNYIYAKNNIEKNDLQDLIEVVKVEENVILKNLIKDDKYDFCMCNPPFFGSTKELRSNANSRNLNRPKPKNSFCASTVEVVVKGGEVDFISKLIQESKILETNVKIYTTMVGHKKSLPELKKLLREVEVSSFKETEFCQGNTTRWGLAWTFITNLDLKKCLDPIKLVTKPKKNKDPLTYIFPFSEVDELSLNKARDCIIKLFEGLEMVLQEVSRQKNVIRYFVTAYANTWSNQRRKRRERLRNSIDNSSSVSENNNECEDNNEIIDKEAKSPGKRTNEDHIEGAFVKKLKISGDEGGAIFFKFIVSLKLHDDTIILEIDCLESYNNRDYLHQILQYIKNHLET; this is translated from the exons ATGTCGATGAATAAGTATATGcatccaaaaaatatatataaatcaccTCCTAATTTCAAACAATTAGCACTAGATTATCCGGAATTTCGCGAGTTCGTTACACAAGATATAACTGGTAAAGTAGgtttagatttcaaaaatataaaagcgTTAAGGGCCTTATcttgtattttattaaaaaaagattttggtCTTGATGTAGAAATACCTTTAGATAAGTTAATACCGACAATTCCTCTGAGATTAAACTATATTCTATGGCTAGAGGACCTTCTTACATTGACTGGAAATACTGAAGCTATAAAAGGTGTAGATATAGGGACCGGTGCCTCTTGTGTCTATCCTCTGATAGCtgccaaaaaaaataaatggcaAATGCTAGCTTCAGAAGTTGATAACAACAATTACATTTACgctaaaaataatatagaaaaaaatgatttacaagACTTGATAGAAGTAGTGAAAGTAGAAGAAAACgttattctaaaaaatttgattaaagaTGACAAATATGATTTCTGCATGTGCAACCCACCTTTTTTCGGAAGTACCAAAGAATTGCGATCTAATGCTAATTCTAGGAACTTGAATAGACCGAAACCAAAAAATTCCTTTTGTGCTTCAACTGTAGAAGTCGTTGTGAAAGGGGGTGAGGTGGATTTCATTAGTAAATTAATACAAGAGAgtaaaattttagaaacaaatgtaaaaatatatactaCCATGGTCGGACATAAGAAAAGCTTACCAGAATTGAAGAAACTGCTTAGAGAAGTAGAAGTATCTAGTTTCAAGGAAACAGAGTTTTGTCAGGGTAATACTACCag GTGGGGTTTAGCATGGACTTTTATCACAAActtagacttaaaaaaatgtttagatccTATTAAATTGGTAACGAAACCCAAAAAAAACAAGGATCCTCTTACTTACATTTTCCCCTTCAGCGAAGTAGATGAATTATCTCTAAATAAAGCTAGAGATTGCATTATTAAACTCTTCGAAGGGTTAGAAATGGTATTGCAAGAAGTATCTCGACAAAAAAACGTCATTAGATATTTCGTAACTGCATATGCTAATACATGGTcaaatcaaagaagaaaacgAAGAGAAAGATTAAGAAATAGTATAGACAATTCTAGTTCTGTTAGTGAAAACAACAATGAATGTGAAGataacaatgaaattatagataaGGAAGCTAAATCACCTGGGAAAAGAACTAACGAAGACCACATTGAAGGggcatttgtaaaaaaattaaaaataagcgGAGACGAAGGAGGtgcaatatttttcaaatttattgtatcATTAAAACTTCATGATGATACTATCATACTAGAAATAGATTGTTTAGAAAGTTACAATAACAGAGATTACTTACAtcaaatattacaatatattaaGAATCATTTAGAAACTTAA
- the LOC130894333 gene encoding cytochrome c oxidase subunit 4 isoform 1, mitochondrial-like, which yields MAFLKVSPIFFHIRRNMGYMQNRSKYWLERIGNREMLCYGMNGQPMYIDSVHFPFPALRYKEMTSDLQALFQKQNGDWKHLTKQDKKALYRANYCQTFAEFTAPASGEWMGVVGIGLILCSLAAWIYIFERLFFDDPLPDTFTPRLNRAQLRRRIDMQEDPIRGLTSNWDYEKMDWKVKTWLTPDNPFVKCPED from the exons atggcatttttgaaagtttctcccatattttttcacattagAAGAAACATGGGCTACATGCAAAATCGGTCGAAGTACTGGTTAGAAAGAATAGGAAATCGAGAAATGTTATGCTACGGAATGAATGGTCAACCTATGTATATAGACAGCGTTCATTTTCCATTTCCTGCGTTGAGATACAAAGAAATGACTTCGGATTTACAAgctttatttcaaaaacagaatggagaTTGGAAACATCTAACTAAACAGGATAAAAAAGCGTTATATAGAGCAAATTACTGCCAAACTTTCGCAG AGTTCACAGCTCCCGCGAGCGGTGAATGGATGGGAGTTGTTGGGATCGGATTAATTCTGTGTTCACTAGCAGCCtggatttatatttttgaacgCCTCTTTTTCGACGATCCCTTACCTGACACATTTACCCCTAGACTCAACAGAGCTCAGTTGAGAAGAAGAATAGACATGCAGGAGGATCCCATAAGAGGCTTAACGTCAAACTGGGATTACGAGAAAATGGATTGGAAGGTGAAAACTTGGCTCACACCGGATAATCCTTTTGTTAAATGTCCTGAggattaa
- the LOC130894338 gene encoding trafficking protein particle complex subunit 2-like protein codes for MAVCAAIVGKDNSPKFFTTINPDEELHFQYKVLSSLDVVEEKLNSVQKGGADMRELYLGMLLSLETHKIYGYVTNTKIKFIIIVDSTNMTLRDNEIRSMFRKIHSEYADIVSNPFYIPGDPICSKAFTSSIKNIITGTV; via the exons ATGGCTGTGTGTGCAGCGATTGTAGGAAAAgat AATTCCccaaaattttttacaacaataaaTCCCGATGAGGAATTACACTTTCAGTATAAAGTTCTTTCCTCCTTGGATGTagtagaagaaaaattgaattctgTACAGAAAGGTGGAGCGGATATGCGAGAATTATATTTAGGAATGCTGTTATCTTTAGAAAcacataaaat ATATGGTTATGTCACCAacacgaaaataaaatttataataatagtcGATTCCACTAACATGACTTTAAGAGATAATGAAATTAGATCA aTGTTCAGAAAAATTCATTCTGAATACGCTGATATAGTTAGTAACCCTTTTTACATTCCAGGAGATCCAATTTGTTCTAA ggCATTTACTTcaagtatcaaaaatataataaccgGTACAGtttaa
- the LOC130894336 gene encoding protein Vhl, whose amino-acid sequence MPEPNVILQQDEHRSGTTGCSAYVRFINKTNRVIEIVWINYSGHYVRYRVLQKNNFVDVNTYSSHLWVAFDYYTKDRLLINRQFVFNPKTIRQVLLEKYPDGIIPVDHEFRVRGYITSPLYSLRYCALLTVRNLLKTPEEADTLELPKQLVVDLKKVITLKNNLVHTLDSQRR is encoded by the coding sequence ATGCCTGAACCCAATGTTATTTTGCAACAGGATGAGCATCGGTCAGGAACAACAGGATGTAGTGCGTACGTccgttttattaataaaaccaaCAGAGTTATTGAAATTGTATGGATAAACTACTCGGGACATTACGTGAGATACAGGgtgttacaaaaaaacaattttgttgatGTAAATACTTATAGTTCTCATTTGTGGGTGGCGTTCGATTATTATACAAAGGACAGACTTTTAATTAACAGACAGTTTGTTTTTAACCCGAAAACAATCAGACAAGTTCTTCTAGAAAAATACCCGGATGGGATTATACCAGTAGACCACGAGTTTAGAGTACGAGGATATATAACTTCGCCTTTGTATAGTTTAAGATATTGTGCATTATTAACTGTTAGGAATTTGTTAAAGACTCCAGAGGAAGCTGATACTTTGGAATTGCCGAAACAGTTGGTGGTTGATTTGAAAAAGGTTATTACTTTAAAGAATAACCTTGTACATACTCTTGATTCTCAAAGGAGATAA